From Toxorhynchites rutilus septentrionalis strain SRP chromosome 2, ASM2978413v1, whole genome shotgun sequence, a single genomic window includes:
- the LOC129770778 gene encoding zinc finger protein 423 homolog isoform X4 codes for MPFKCEYCARLFKHKRSRDRHTKLHTGDRRYRCPHCEAAFSRSDHLKIHMKTHDNQKPFQCTICNRGYNTAAALTSHMQNHKKQIALTGSPNLTYSPRSTSSLSSSASNPKRKFSPYEQNLMMINRSKLLKSGELTCIYCTRTDFANVEQLGAHVQTMHSNLLLNENNFHRHASPDTLLSYPPIACEFCTMKFPTIPMMFNHLKSTHLDRINSPNSYLEQFNKNLMNTYTSFYGAPFFEDKQESRERTEVKSERPASEKSVRDENGNEEASIGTETKVIKQEKDENDNSQEAQEQLAPTDLSQPRMKKMKVESETQPNSGSNPREVGKDNSPGASGSIQPTPPGAYLCNQCNAALPDFESFRNHLKAHLEQGSTTTSYVCQQCGVTLADQQEYEKHVTNHYLVTGAEYLCDPTCNKNFPKAEELHKHLYEVHTQVLYKCALCNETFDSKVNIQVHFAVTHSSEVKLYRCTTCAEVFRTEREFRHHIRSRHISSGAVQCVFCRVVCSSELEMQFHLAAHARKFKCPACPESFHVEFLLDRHMQTHHSQKEISNAAAAAASNVVGSNSSASSLEYLQLHGQMAAAAAGWQNLYAANKFYNPLHVDTINSMKHPNFLHGFYESLNKSHAQRYLDQPKKEFVNPTNTAQSKTLMNLYNQRPSAMNGLYSPDRLGTNASSAGQSATNNIPSSTSNSSSKSQQMYSPTTLLHRYGINPSATSTPNNVVGQPTAVEKSSLACAKNNTSNYYSCGICERNDFSTENEVQTHRKIVHNLKTGVSLRCAYCSGDFRSRNELENHMKIAHNTGGKHKCLICDEIFPSPAVLAEHKLTHCKVGASGRCSHCPTTLPDVHSFKSHLTQHQQSSSASGSTTSNNSTAAGSRNSATSGQEQERFPIQCICCRQTLNSEFEISLHAKFHTKSSEINEKTCALCLEPLAAEQEAKICETCLKRHNFPSKLLSINNFMKSSASAAFQLQETPTHQPHSSAPRSPQNPSNSAIQCNLCKKYLVSNQKLQEHLIDHTFAGCEDRGFVCYLCSSVFTSSTGLQTHIIEHGSQAKPYECNHCDEAFFFRAELEHHLVDHELGKVHLASVPTTEASSVEIKSEVAEAASKEEVGPAEQNSSPSKEHEEQKEETATTSSTSSSSGESGPDQENGDEDDEYIEVEHNIEESGKEPNANMRQTGSKSHDECID; via the exons ATGCCGTTCAAGTGTGAATACTGCGCTCGTTTATTCAAACACAAGAGGTCAAGAGATCGTCATACCAAACTGCATACGGGAGATCGACGGTATCGGTGCCCTCACTGCGAAGCAGCTTTTTCTAGAAG tgatcacctgaaaatccacaTGAAAACCCACGACAACCAGAAACCATTTCAGTGCACTATATGCAACAGGGGTTACAATACTGCGGCCGCCCTCACTAGTCACATGCAAAATcacaagaaacaaattgcgcTGACTGGAAGTCCAAATCTAACATACAGTCCTCGTTCGACCAGTTCGCTTTCTAGCAGCGCTTCTAACCCGAAGCGAAAATTTTCCCCCTACGAACAAAATCTAATGATGATAAACCGTTCAAAGCTGCTGAAATCGGGCGAACTCACTTGCATCTATTGTACTCGAACGGATTTCGCCAATGTGGAACAACTGGGGGCTCATGTACAAACAATGCACAGCAACTTGCTACTCAACGAAAACAATTTTCACCGTCATGCATCTCCCGACACTTTGCTATCATATCCACCAATTGCTTGTGAATTTTGTACTATGAAATTCCCCACGATTCCGATGATGTTCAACCATCTAAAATCCACTCACCTAGACAGAATCAATAGTCCGAACAGCTATCTAGAGCAATTCAACAAGAATCTCATGAATACGTACACTTCATTCTATGGAGCACCCTTTTTCGAGGACAAACAAGAATCCAGAGAACGAACGGAAGTGAAAAGTGAACGACCTGCCAGCGAAAAAAGCGTGCGGGATGAAAACGGCAATGAAGAAGCGTCCATAGGTACGGAAACTAAAGTGATAAAACAGGAAAAGGATGAAAATGATAACTCACAGGAAGCGCAGGAACAACTCGCCCCCACCGATCTCAGCCAACCtcggatgaaaaaaatgaaggtAGAGAGCGAGACCCAACCGAATTCTGGCAGCAACCCGAGAGAAGTGGGAAAAGATAATTCACCTGGTGCATCGGGATCGATTCAGCCTACACCTCCCGGAGCCTACCTTTGCAATCAATGCAACGCAGCTCTACCAGATTTCGAATCATTTCGAAATCATCTGAAAGCTCACCTCGAACAAGGCTCTACCACTACATCGTATGTGTGCCAACAGTGCGGAGTAACGCTTGCTGATCAGCAGGAATACGAGAAACATGTCACCAATCACTATCTTGTAACCGGCGCGGAATATCTGTGTGATCCTACGTGTAACAAAAATTTTCCCAAAGCCGAAGAGTTACATAAACATCTGTACGAAGTCCATACCCAGGTTTTATACAAATGCGCACTTTGCAATGAAACTTTCGACAGTAAAGTCAACATACAAGTTCACTTTGCAGTGACACACTCGAGTGAAGTGAAGCTATACCGATGTACAACCTGCGCGGAAGTATTCCGGACGGAACGGGAATTTAG GCACCACATCCGATCTCGTCATATCTCTTCAGGGGCCGTACAATGTGTTTTCTGTCGTGTTGTGTGTTCTTCAGAACTGGAAATGCAATTCCACTTAGCAGCACATGCAAGAAAGTTCAA GTGTCCAGCATGCCCTGAATCATTCCACGTTGAGTTTCTTCTTGATCGACACATGCAAACTCATCACAGTCAGAAAGAAATATCGAATGCCGCAGCAGCTGCTGCGTCAAATGTTGTAGGCAGTAACAGCTCTGCAAGCAGTCTTGAATACCTGCAACTACATGGTCAAATGGCAGCCGCAGCTGCAGGGTGGCAAAATTTATATGCCGCAAATAAATTCTACAACCCACTTCACGTAGACACTATCAATTCGATGAAGCACCCTAACTTTCTGCACGGATTTTATGAAAGCTTGAATAAATCTCATGCTCAACGTTATCTCGACCAACCTAAGAAGGAATTCGTTAATCCAACGAATACAGCACAATCCAAAACATTGATGAATCTTTACAATCAACGACCGTCGGCTATGAATGGTCTGTATTCACCAGACCGACTTGGAACCAACGCATCAAGTGCTGGCCAATCTGCTACTAATAACATTCCATCAAGCACATCCAACTCATCTAGCAAATCGCAACAAATGTATTCTCCCACAACGTTACTTCATCGCTATGGAATTAATCCATCCGCGACTTCTACTCCGAATAACGTTGTGGGACAACCCACTGCTGTAGAAAAATCATCCTTAGCCTGCGCAAAAAATAACACTAGTAACTACTACAGCTGTGGAATCTGTGAGAGAAATGACTTTAGTACAGAAAATGAAGTTCAAACACACCGCAAAATTGTACATAATCTGAAGACAGGTGTGAGCTTGCGGTGTGCCTATTGTAGCGGAGACTTCCGATCGAG AAACGAGCTCGAGAACCACATGAAGATCGCCCACAATACCGGCGGTAAACACAAGTGTTTAATATGTGATGAGATTTTCCCATCGCCGGCGGTTTTGGCCGAACATAAGCTCACCCATTGTAAGGTAGGAGCATCGGGACGATGTTCTCACTGTCCAACTACGTTACCCGATGTACACAGTTTCAAAAGCCACCTCACCCAACATCAGCAGTCCTCCTCCGCATCGGGGTCTACGACGAGCAATAACTCAACGGCCGCTGGATCCAGGAACAGTGCTACTTCCGGACAAGAACAAGAACGTTTCCCCATTCAGTGTATATGCTGTCGACAAACATTGAACTCCGAATTCGAGATAAGTCTACACGCAAA GTTCCATACCAAATCTAGTGAAATAAACGAGAAGACCTGTGCATTGTGCTTGGAGCCGTTGGCCGCTGAACAAGAGGCCAAAATTTGTGAAACTTGCTTAAAACGACACAATTTTCCCTCCAAACTGCTGTCGATCAATAATTTCATGAAGTCGTCGGCATCAGCTGCATTCCAACTCCAAGAGACGCCTACTCACCAACCACATTCGTCCGCCCCTCGGTCACCCCAGAACCCATCCAACTCTGCAATCCAGTGTAACCTCTGCAAAAAATATCTCGTCAGCAATCAGAAGCTTCAAGAGCATCTCATCGATCATACCTTTGCTGGCTGTGAGGATCGTGGATTCGTTTGCTATCTTTGCTCTTCCGTATTCACTTCCTCCACTGGTCTACAAACCCACATAATAGAGCATGGTTCACAGGCCAAACCATACGAATGCAATCACTGTGATGAAGCCTTTTTCTTCCGAGCTGAACTAGAACATCATCTAGTTGATCATGAGCTAGGAAAAGTCCATCTGGCGTCTGTACCCACTACAGAGGCAAGCTCAGTGGAAATAAAATCTGAAGTGGCGGAAGCTGCCTCGAAGGAAGAAGTCGGTCCAGCTGAGCAAAATTCTTCTCCTTCGAAGGAGCATGAAGAGCAAAAAGAAGAAACCGCAACCACTAGCAGCACAAGCAGTAGCAGCGGTGAAAGTGGTCCAGATCAAGAAAATGGTGATGAAGATGATGAGTATATTGAGgtggaacataatattgaggAAAGCGGAAAGGAACCAAATGCTAACATGCGACAGACGGGGAGTAAATCACACGACGAGTGCATAGATTAA
- the LOC129770778 gene encoding zinc finger protein 423 homolog isoform X3 produces MTTPNSITNDADARLLLANGDSSAVVVGTGAGPTAGAKCRSERRYRTDNNNKIIKNNNHTNSHSKNNDGTYRCQFCDKTFPRLGYLKKHEQSHTEHMPFKCEYCARLFKHKRSRDRHTKLHTGDRRYRCPHCEAAFSRSDHLKIHMKTHDNQKPFQCTICNRGYNTAAALTSHMQNHKKQIALTGSPNLTYSPRSTSSLSSSASNPKRKFSPYEQNLMMINRSKLLKSGELTCIYCTRTDFANVEQLGAHVQTMHSNLLLNENNFHRHASPDTLLSYPPIACEFCTMKFPTIPMMFNHLKSTHLDRINSPNSYLEQFNKNLMNTYTSFYGAPFFEDKQESRERTEVKSERPASEKSVRDENGNEEASIGTETKVIKQEKDENDNSQEAQEQLAPTDLSQPRMKKMKVESETQPNSGSNPREVGKDNSPGASGSIQPTPPGAYLCNQCNAALPDFESFRNHLKAHLEQGSTTTSYVCQQCGVTLADQQEYEKHVTNHYLVTGAEYLCDPTCNKNFPKAEELHKHLYEVHTQVLYKCALCNETFDSKVNIQVHFAVTHSSEVKLYRCTTCAEVFRTEREFRHHIRSRHISSGAVQCVFCRVVCSSELEMQFHLAAHARKFKCPACPESFHVEFLLDRHMQTHHSQKEISNAAAAAASNVVGSNSSASSLEYLQLHGQMAAAAAGWQNLYAANKFYNPLHVDTINSMKHPNFLHGFYESLNKSHAQRYLDQPKKEFVNPTNTAQSKTLMNLYNQRPSAMNGLYSPDRLGTNASSAGQSATNNIPSSTSNSSSKSQQMYSPTTLLHRYGINPSATSTPNNVVGQPTAVEKSSLACAKNNTSNYYSCGICERNDFSTENEVQTHRKIVHNLKTGVSLRCAYCSGDFRSRNELENHMKIAHNTGGKHKCLICDEIFPSPAVLAEHKLTHCKVGASGRCSHCPTTLPDVHSFKSHLTQHQQSSSASGSTTSNNSTAAGSRNSATSGQEQERFPIQCICCRQTLNSEFEISLHAKFHTKSSEINEKTCALCLEPLAAEQEAKICETCLKRHNFPSKLLSINNFMKSSASAAFQLQETPTHQPHSSAPRSPQNPSNSAIQCNLCKKYLVSNQKLQEHLIDHTFAGCEDRGFVCYLCSSVFTSSTGLQTHIIEHGSQAKPYECNHCDEAFFFRAELEHHLVDHELGKVHLASVPTTEASSVEIKSEVAEAASKEEVGPAEQNSSPSKEHEEQKEETATTSSTSSSSGESGPDQENGDEDDEYIEVEHNIEESGKEPNANMRQTGSKSHDECID; encoded by the exons ATGACGACACCGAACTCGATCACCAACGACGCCGATGCACGATTGCTCCTAGCGAACGGAGATTCCTCTGCTGTTGTTGTCGGCACTGGGGCCGGTCCTACTGCGGGAGCAAAATGCCGCTCCGAGAGACGCTATCGGACcgacaataataataaaataattaaaaacaacaatcacactAATAGCCACAGCAAGAATAATGATGGCACTTATCGTTGTCAGTTCTGTGATAAAACCTTTCCACGTCTTGGCTATTTGAAGAAGCACGAACAG AGCCATACCGAACATATGCCGTTCAAGTGTGAATACTGCGCTCGTTTATTCAAACACAAGAGGTCAAGAGATCGTCATACCAAACTGCATACGGGAGATCGACGGTATCGGTGCCCTCACTGCGAAGCAGCTTTTTCTAGAAG tgatcacctgaaaatccacaTGAAAACCCACGACAACCAGAAACCATTTCAGTGCACTATATGCAACAGGGGTTACAATACTGCGGCCGCCCTCACTAGTCACATGCAAAATcacaagaaacaaattgcgcTGACTGGAAGTCCAAATCTAACATACAGTCCTCGTTCGACCAGTTCGCTTTCTAGCAGCGCTTCTAACCCGAAGCGAAAATTTTCCCCCTACGAACAAAATCTAATGATGATAAACCGTTCAAAGCTGCTGAAATCGGGCGAACTCACTTGCATCTATTGTACTCGAACGGATTTCGCCAATGTGGAACAACTGGGGGCTCATGTACAAACAATGCACAGCAACTTGCTACTCAACGAAAACAATTTTCACCGTCATGCATCTCCCGACACTTTGCTATCATATCCACCAATTGCTTGTGAATTTTGTACTATGAAATTCCCCACGATTCCGATGATGTTCAACCATCTAAAATCCACTCACCTAGACAGAATCAATAGTCCGAACAGCTATCTAGAGCAATTCAACAAGAATCTCATGAATACGTACACTTCATTCTATGGAGCACCCTTTTTCGAGGACAAACAAGAATCCAGAGAACGAACGGAAGTGAAAAGTGAACGACCTGCCAGCGAAAAAAGCGTGCGGGATGAAAACGGCAATGAAGAAGCGTCCATAGGTACGGAAACTAAAGTGATAAAACAGGAAAAGGATGAAAATGATAACTCACAGGAAGCGCAGGAACAACTCGCCCCCACCGATCTCAGCCAACCtcggatgaaaaaaatgaaggtAGAGAGCGAGACCCAACCGAATTCTGGCAGCAACCCGAGAGAAGTGGGAAAAGATAATTCACCTGGTGCATCGGGATCGATTCAGCCTACACCTCCCGGAGCCTACCTTTGCAATCAATGCAACGCAGCTCTACCAGATTTCGAATCATTTCGAAATCATCTGAAAGCTCACCTCGAACAAGGCTCTACCACTACATCGTATGTGTGCCAACAGTGCGGAGTAACGCTTGCTGATCAGCAGGAATACGAGAAACATGTCACCAATCACTATCTTGTAACCGGCGCGGAATATCTGTGTGATCCTACGTGTAACAAAAATTTTCCCAAAGCCGAAGAGTTACATAAACATCTGTACGAAGTCCATACCCAGGTTTTATACAAATGCGCACTTTGCAATGAAACTTTCGACAGTAAAGTCAACATACAAGTTCACTTTGCAGTGACACACTCGAGTGAAGTGAAGCTATACCGATGTACAACCTGCGCGGAAGTATTCCGGACGGAACGGGAATTTAG GCACCACATCCGATCTCGTCATATCTCTTCAGGGGCCGTACAATGTGTTTTCTGTCGTGTTGTGTGTTCTTCAGAACTGGAAATGCAATTCCACTTAGCAGCACATGCAAGAAAGTTCAA GTGTCCAGCATGCCCTGAATCATTCCACGTTGAGTTTCTTCTTGATCGACACATGCAAACTCATCACAGTCAGAAAGAAATATCGAATGCCGCAGCAGCTGCTGCGTCAAATGTTGTAGGCAGTAACAGCTCTGCAAGCAGTCTTGAATACCTGCAACTACATGGTCAAATGGCAGCCGCAGCTGCAGGGTGGCAAAATTTATATGCCGCAAATAAATTCTACAACCCACTTCACGTAGACACTATCAATTCGATGAAGCACCCTAACTTTCTGCACGGATTTTATGAAAGCTTGAATAAATCTCATGCTCAACGTTATCTCGACCAACCTAAGAAGGAATTCGTTAATCCAACGAATACAGCACAATCCAAAACATTGATGAATCTTTACAATCAACGACCGTCGGCTATGAATGGTCTGTATTCACCAGACCGACTTGGAACCAACGCATCAAGTGCTGGCCAATCTGCTACTAATAACATTCCATCAAGCACATCCAACTCATCTAGCAAATCGCAACAAATGTATTCTCCCACAACGTTACTTCATCGCTATGGAATTAATCCATCCGCGACTTCTACTCCGAATAACGTTGTGGGACAACCCACTGCTGTAGAAAAATCATCCTTAGCCTGCGCAAAAAATAACACTAGTAACTACTACAGCTGTGGAATCTGTGAGAGAAATGACTTTAGTACAGAAAATGAAGTTCAAACACACCGCAAAATTGTACATAATCTGAAGACAGGTGTGAGCTTGCGGTGTGCCTATTGTAGCGGAGACTTCCGATCGAG AAACGAGCTCGAGAACCACATGAAGATCGCCCACAATACCGGCGGTAAACACAAGTGTTTAATATGTGATGAGATTTTCCCATCGCCGGCGGTTTTGGCCGAACATAAGCTCACCCATTGTAAGGTAGGAGCATCGGGACGATGTTCTCACTGTCCAACTACGTTACCCGATGTACACAGTTTCAAAAGCCACCTCACCCAACATCAGCAGTCCTCCTCCGCATCGGGGTCTACGACGAGCAATAACTCAACGGCCGCTGGATCCAGGAACAGTGCTACTTCCGGACAAGAACAAGAACGTTTCCCCATTCAGTGTATATGCTGTCGACAAACATTGAACTCCGAATTCGAGATAAGTCTACACGCAAA GTTCCATACCAAATCTAGTGAAATAAACGAGAAGACCTGTGCATTGTGCTTGGAGCCGTTGGCCGCTGAACAAGAGGCCAAAATTTGTGAAACTTGCTTAAAACGACACAATTTTCCCTCCAAACTGCTGTCGATCAATAATTTCATGAAGTCGTCGGCATCAGCTGCATTCCAACTCCAAGAGACGCCTACTCACCAACCACATTCGTCCGCCCCTCGGTCACCCCAGAACCCATCCAACTCTGCAATCCAGTGTAACCTCTGCAAAAAATATCTCGTCAGCAATCAGAAGCTTCAAGAGCATCTCATCGATCATACCTTTGCTGGCTGTGAGGATCGTGGATTCGTTTGCTATCTTTGCTCTTCCGTATTCACTTCCTCCACTGGTCTACAAACCCACATAATAGAGCATGGTTCACAGGCCAAACCATACGAATGCAATCACTGTGATGAAGCCTTTTTCTTCCGAGCTGAACTAGAACATCATCTAGTTGATCATGAGCTAGGAAAAGTCCATCTGGCGTCTGTACCCACTACAGAGGCAAGCTCAGTGGAAATAAAATCTGAAGTGGCGGAAGCTGCCTCGAAGGAAGAAGTCGGTCCAGCTGAGCAAAATTCTTCTCCTTCGAAGGAGCATGAAGAGCAAAAAGAAGAAACCGCAACCACTAGCAGCACAAGCAGTAGCAGCGGTGAAAGTGGTCCAGATCAAGAAAATGGTGATGAAGATGATGAGTATATTGAGgtggaacataatattgaggAAAGCGGAAAGGAACCAAATGCTAACATGCGACAGACGGGGAGTAAATCACACGACGAGTGCATAGATTAA